In one window of Saprospiraceae bacterium DNA:
- a CDS encoding ATP-binding cassette domain-containing protein: protein MDVRIENLSKHYGLQKAVDHISFAIRSGEIVGFLGPNGAGKTTTMKMLTQYLQADSGQIWYGNRSSLDADIRRQIGYLPEHNPLYEDMPVIDYLGFMAALQGMAESDIPQRVREMVRICGLDIEKHKKIGELSKGFRQRVGLAQAIIHNPKILILDEPTTGLDPNQIVEIRELIRKLGREKTVILSTHILPEVEATCDRILIINKGKIVADGSVEELRARSEGKQLLQIRVSGASSEHMFSIFSELPSVELVKWLDPVKGMLEIQSKHGKTSNAAVFHACVANHLELLELIPFETKLEDIFRDLTLN, encoded by the coding sequence ATGGATGTCCGGATTGAGAACTTAAGTAAACATTACGGCCTGCAAAAAGCGGTAGATCATATTTCCTTTGCCATCAGGTCAGGAGAGATCGTTGGCTTCCTGGGACCCAACGGGGCTGGTAAAACTACCACTATGAAAATGCTGACCCAGTATTTACAAGCCGATTCAGGCCAAATCTGGTATGGCAACCGCAGCTCTTTGGATGCCGATATCAGGCGCCAGATTGGCTACTTACCGGAGCACAATCCACTTTACGAGGACATGCCGGTCATTGATTACCTTGGATTTATGGCCGCTTTGCAAGGGATGGCCGAATCTGATATACCGCAGCGGGTCCGCGAAATGGTGAGGATCTGTGGTCTCGATATTGAAAAACACAAAAAGATCGGCGAATTGTCGAAAGGTTTCAGACAACGGGTCGGTTTGGCTCAAGCCATCATACATAATCCCAAAATTTTAATTCTGGATGAACCCACTACCGGACTCGATCCCAACCAGATCGTCGAGATCAGAGAATTGATCCGCAAACTCGGTCGAGAAAAAACCGTTATACTGAGTACGCACATTCTACCTGAAGTCGAGGCAACCTGCGATCGGATTTTGATCATCAACAAAGGCAAGATCGTCGCCGATGGGAGTGTGGAAGAACTGCGCGCCCGATCCGAAGGAAAACAATTGCTGCAAATCCGGGTGAGTGGAGCTTCCAGTGAACACATGTTTTCGATTTTTTCTGAGCTGCCTTCAGTTGAGCTGGTCAAATGGTTGGATCCCGTCAAAGGCATGCTTGAAATCCAAAGCAAACACGGCAAAACTTCCAATGCAGCTGTGTTTCATGCTTGTGTCGCCAATCATCTGGAATTGCTTGAGTTGATTCCGTTTGAGACGAAACTCGAAGATATTTTCAGAGACCTGACTTTAAACTAA
- a CDS encoding DNA polymerase/3'-5' exonuclease PolX, protein MTNKDIAGLFHELANLMELHDENPFKTRTYENAYLALRKMDVPLLEMDPSEWAQIKGIGTAIREKLEELKSKNTFQAIEEFRQKTPEGVRQMLRIKGLGPKKVKSIWKELNIESIGELAYACEENRLIELKGFGKKIQEDVLNNIAFFDSQASFYLYPKLETEAADLICELEKLNPGIKIEVCGGLRRALPVLDKIELLLQGEIGQIPDRLKHQEKEKYFWKEHIPVEIYECTRSEYYYQLALHTGGSESFISDIISKLENKDADSESDLFHRNKIAYVPPECRDLDVFAQLNDSELIGDQDIKGVIHTHTTYSDGIYSIAQMADECIRLGYEYLVISDHSRAAFYANGLSIERVEQQWREIDDLNSRMKSEFRIYKSIESDILNDGSLDYPDDILAKFDLVIASVHSQLKMDETKAMSRLIKAIENPYTRILGHMTGRLLLSRPGYPVDHKKIIEACAANRVCIELNANPMRLDLDWKWIPYAMEKEVQISINPDAHNLKGIGDIKYGVLAARKGGLLKNKCLNSRSVAEFSLWINEKNNF, encoded by the coding sequence ATGACAAATAAGGACATTGCCGGTTTATTTCACGAATTGGCAAACCTCATGGAACTCCACGATGAGAATCCTTTCAAAACCAGAACTTATGAAAATGCCTATCTGGCCTTACGCAAAATGGATGTTCCACTGCTTGAAATGGATCCATCTGAGTGGGCGCAAATCAAAGGAATAGGAACTGCTATCCGGGAAAAACTTGAAGAGCTGAAATCCAAAAATACTTTTCAGGCTATTGAAGAATTCAGACAAAAAACACCCGAAGGAGTCAGACAGATGTTGCGCATCAAAGGACTCGGTCCCAAAAAAGTAAAAAGCATCTGGAAAGAACTGAATATTGAATCTATAGGAGAATTAGCTTACGCCTGCGAAGAAAACCGATTGATCGAATTAAAAGGATTTGGAAAAAAAATCCAGGAAGATGTACTGAACAACATCGCATTTTTCGATAGTCAGGCCAGTTTTTATTTGTATCCAAAATTGGAAACTGAAGCGGCTGATTTGATTTGCGAATTGGAAAAATTAAACCCGGGAATAAAGATCGAAGTTTGTGGTGGATTGAGAAGAGCACTTCCTGTGCTCGATAAAATTGAACTTTTACTTCAAGGCGAGATCGGACAAATACCGGATCGGTTGAAACATCAGGAAAAAGAAAAGTATTTCTGGAAAGAACACATCCCTGTTGAAATTTATGAGTGTACACGGAGTGAATATTATTATCAGCTCGCTTTACATACAGGAGGGAGTGAATCTTTTATTTCGGACATAATCAGTAAGTTGGAAAACAAAGATGCAGACTCTGAATCGGACTTATTTCATCGGAACAAAATCGCATACGTTCCTCCTGAATGCAGAGATCTGGATGTATTTGCGCAATTGAATGATTCAGAACTCATCGGAGATCAAGATATTAAAGGGGTGATTCATACACATACGACTTATAGCGATGGAATCTACAGCATTGCACAAATGGCAGATGAATGCATCCGGCTGGGATATGAGTACCTGGTCATATCAGATCACTCGCGCGCTGCTTTCTATGCTAACGGACTCAGTATTGAACGGGTAGAACAACAATGGCGGGAAATCGATGATTTGAATTCCAGGATGAAATCGGAATTCCGGATTTATAAATCAATTGAATCCGATATACTCAATGATGGGTCACTGGACTATCCCGATGATATTCTTGCGAAATTTGATTTGGTCATTGCATCCGTACATAGTCAATTGAAAATGGACGAAACCAAGGCAATGAGCAGATTAATCAAAGCCATTGAAAATCCATATACCCGTATATTGGGTCACATGACGGGGCGATTGTTGTTGTCGCGGCCGGGATACCCCGTCGATCATAAAAAAATAATTGAAGCCTGTGCAGCCAACCGGGTTTGTATAGAGCTCAATGCAAATCCGATGCGACTCGATCTCGACTGGAAATGGATACCTTATGCTATGGAAAAGGAGGTGCAAATTTCGATTAATCCCGATGCGCATAACCTGAAGGGGATTGGTGATATAAAATACGGCGTGCTTGCAGCGAGAAAAGGAGGTCTATTGAAAAATAAATGTCTGAATTCCAGGTCTGTCGCAGAATTTAGTTTGTGGATAAATGAAAAAAACAACTTTTAA
- the rdgB gene encoding RdgB/HAM1 family non-canonical purine NTP pyrophosphatase yields MQLLVASRNPHKKIEIQAVLPQAYQLLDLNDLDYATEIEESGQTFEENALIKARFVFQKFGKACIADDSGLEVRALNQAPGVLSARYAGESKNDLKNIQKLLSALEGITDRQARFRTIIAYMDQAGKAYIFVGVINGVISENPLGNHGFGYDPVFIPQGYRQTFAELGPEIKNNISHRAMAIGKLMEHLEAEGVRLKAEGQRRKA; encoded by the coding sequence ATGCAACTTCTGGTCGCCAGCCGCAATCCCCATAAAAAAATAGAAATACAAGCTGTACTCCCGCAAGCCTATCAATTACTCGACTTAAATGATCTGGATTATGCAACCGAAATTGAAGAATCGGGCCAGACATTTGAAGAGAATGCTTTGATCAAAGCCAGATTTGTATTTCAAAAATTCGGAAAAGCGTGTATTGCGGATGACAGCGGACTGGAAGTGCGGGCATTAAATCAGGCACCTGGTGTGCTTTCGGCGAGATATGCAGGTGAATCTAAAAATGATCTGAAGAATATTCAAAAATTATTGTCTGCTCTTGAAGGAATAACCGACCGACAGGCAAGATTCCGCACCATCATCGCGTATATGGATCAGGCAGGTAAAGCATATATTTTTGTAGGGGTGATCAATGGAGTCATATCTGAGAATCCCCTTGGAAATCATGGTTTTGGTTACGATCCTGTTTTTATACCACAGGGCTATCGACAAACATTTGCAGAGTTGGGTCCGGAAATCAAAAATAATATCAGCCATCGTGCAATGGCTATTGGGAAATTGATGGAGCATTTGGAGGCTGAAGGCGTAAGGCTTAAGGCTGAAGGCCAAAGGCGTAAGGCCTAA
- a CDS encoding Gldg family protein produces MLKSKYNIILIVLLAFVALNYFSKYLFVRLDLTENNAFTLSKATKEILKSLDENIEVIAYFSEGLPVDIAKSREELDNLLNEYANLSKGKLTYRFINPNESAATEEEANKEGIRPVMINVREKDQAKQQKAYLGAVIKVGDAKDVVPVIQPGIAMEYAFTTGIKKLVGKNKPKVGFVQGHGEATLQDLAQAYQELSILYQVNSSYVEYDTVDLSIYKTLVMIKPNDSIPPDHLARLDQYLANGGNLVLAYNQVEANIQYGMATPLNTGIKQWLSTKGLEVEDALVRDTRCGQVNVTQQQGFFSFSTPVQFPYLPLIQKFSGHPLTKGLEQVMLEFASPINFTGNPDYEFTPILYTSEKSSRENVPLQFNVQRNWTEADFTEKNIAVGGVLKAKAGGSIIVITDGDFAINGKEQRRQSEDNISLLVNSIDYLSDDTGLIDLRTKSVETRPIEELTDSKRNTIKYLNFLLPIGLVVVYGIFRSNRSRQIRMRRMEERY; encoded by the coding sequence ATGTTAAAATCTAAATACAATATTATCCTGATTGTTTTGTTGGCGTTCGTGGCCTTGAATTATTTTTCAAAATATCTTTTTGTCAGATTAGACCTCACCGAAAACAATGCATTCACGCTGTCTAAAGCCACCAAAGAAATTCTAAAAAGTCTCGATGAAAATATTGAGGTGATCGCATATTTTTCTGAAGGACTGCCGGTCGATATCGCAAAATCAAGAGAGGAACTCGATAATCTCCTGAATGAATATGCGAATTTGTCTAAAGGAAAATTGACTTACCGGTTTATCAATCCTAATGAAAGCGCAGCTACTGAAGAGGAAGCCAATAAAGAAGGCATCCGTCCCGTTATGATCAATGTCCGCGAAAAGGACCAGGCCAAACAGCAAAAAGCATATCTGGGCGCAGTGATTAAAGTTGGAGATGCTAAAGATGTCGTACCCGTCATCCAACCTGGTATCGCTATGGAATATGCATTTACAACAGGAATAAAAAAACTCGTTGGAAAAAATAAACCTAAGGTTGGATTTGTTCAGGGCCATGGGGAAGCCACGCTGCAAGATCTTGCTCAGGCGTATCAGGAGTTGAGCATCCTTTACCAAGTGAATTCAAGTTATGTGGAATACGATACAGTTGATCTCAGCATTTATAAGACCTTGGTCATGATCAAACCAAACGACAGCATTCCGCCCGATCATTTAGCTCGCCTGGATCAATACCTGGCAAATGGTGGAAATTTAGTGCTCGCATACAATCAGGTAGAGGCCAACATCCAATATGGCATGGCAACTCCATTAAATACAGGCATAAAACAATGGCTTTCGACAAAAGGGCTGGAGGTCGAAGATGCCCTGGTCAGAGATACACGTTGCGGTCAGGTCAATGTCACGCAGCAGCAAGGATTTTTTTCATTCTCCACACCTGTACAATTTCCATACCTTCCTTTGATCCAGAAATTTTCAGGACATCCGTTGACCAAAGGACTTGAACAGGTCATGCTGGAATTTGCAAGCCCGATCAATTTTACAGGGAATCCGGATTATGAATTTACCCCGATACTCTACACTTCTGAAAAATCCTCCCGCGAAAATGTACCCTTGCAATTCAATGTGCAGCGCAATTGGACAGAAGCAGATTTTACGGAAAAAAATATTGCAGTTGGTGGAGTATTAAAAGCTAAAGCGGGAGGAAGCATCATTGTGATTACAGACGGTGACTTTGCAATCAATGGCAAAGAGCAACGCAGACAAAGTGAAGACAACATCAGTCTGCTGGTCAACAGCATCGATTATTTAAGTGACGATACTGGGCTGATTGATCTTCGCACGAAATCAGTTGAAACCAGACCTATTGAAGAATTGACAGACTCGAAAAGAAACACGATAAAATATCTCAACTTCCTGCTTCCTATCGGATTGGTTGTTGTTTATGGAATTTTCAGGAGCAACCGAAGCAGACAAATCAGGATGCGAAGAATGGAGGAACGTTATTAA
- a CDS encoding DUF1573 domain-containing protein: MKKVQLFSFVLFAALMAISACKSDKTEAGAGDAALTADATATNVADPGAAGSVPPEAAPTGPTTTMEFAEMVHDWGELKEGEHMKYSFKFKNTGSEPLIISDAKGSCGCTVPDWPREPIAPGASGEIKVEFDSKGKGSDDGQKQTKKVTVTANTNPPQTYLTITGVVRKDPNAKPATSTN; this comes from the coding sequence ATGAAAAAAGTACAATTATTTTCATTTGTTTTATTTGCCGCTTTGATGGCAATCAGTGCATGCAAATCTGATAAGACAGAAGCGGGTGCAGGAGATGCTGCACTTACTGCAGATGCAACTGCAACCAACGTAGCTGACCCAGGTGCAGCCGGTTCTGTTCCTCCGGAAGCTGCTCCAACAGGACCTACAACTACTATGGAATTCGCTGAAATGGTTCACGATTGGGGTGAATTGAAAGAAGGAGAACACATGAAGTATTCATTTAAATTTAAAAATACAGGTTCAGAACCATTGATCATATCCGATGCAAAAGGAAGTTGTGGTTGTACTGTTCCCGATTGGCCAAGAGAGCCTATCGCTCCCGGTGCAAGCGGAGAGATCAAAGTTGAATTTGACTCTAAAGGAAAAGGCAGCGATGACGGACAGAAACAAACTAAAAAAGTTACAGTGACTGCAAATACCAATCCTCCTCAGACTTACCTGACGATTACAGGTGTGGTGAGAAAAGATCCTAATGCAAAACCTGCGACTTCTACAAACTAA
- a CDS encoding ABC transporter permease subunit: MSSPVWIITKKELNAFFDSLAAYILIIAFLGFSGFFTWISGSDIFLRKEADLAVFFSVSKWTLFFFIPAITMRMMAEENKTGTIELLLTRAITARQIVLGKFLACVLLIAITLAFTLSYYITVSSIGNIDHGATLCGYLGLLLLSAGYISIGLFASSITNNQIIAFLLALLIGVFFHFIFDMMSYGSSGFIGQLLSSLSASRHFDSMSRGVVDTKDLLFFGSLCLAALYLAELFVTKRTK; this comes from the coding sequence ATGAGTTCTCCGGTTTGGATCATTACAAAAAAAGAGTTGAATGCATTTTTCGACTCCCTCGCAGCCTATATATTAATTATAGCATTTCTCGGGTTTAGCGGATTTTTCACCTGGATTTCCGGCTCCGATATTTTTCTGAGAAAAGAGGCAGACCTGGCAGTGTTTTTCAGCGTTTCAAAATGGACATTGTTCTTTTTTATTCCTGCGATAACCATGCGCATGATGGCTGAGGAAAATAAAACAGGAACCATAGAATTATTGCTCACTCGTGCGATCACTGCCAGACAAATTGTATTGGGAAAATTCCTCGCCTGCGTGTTGCTGATCGCCATTACTTTAGCATTTACACTTAGTTATTACATTACGGTAAGCAGCATCGGAAACATAGACCACGGTGCAACGTTATGCGGTTATCTCGGACTCTTGCTTTTAAGTGCGGGTTATATTTCCATCGGGCTGTTTGCCAGCAGCATCACCAACAATCAGATCATTGCATTTCTGCTTGCTTTGCTCATCGGTGTCTTTTTTCATTTTATTTTTGATATGATGTCTTATGGGTCTTCGGGTTTTATAGGGCAATTGCTCAGCAGTCTAAGCGCATCGCGGCATTTTGACTCCATGTCCCGGGGAGTGGTTGATACCAAAGACCTTTTGTTTTTTGGTAGTTTATGCCTGGCCGCATTGTATCTGGCAGAATTATTTGTTACCAAACGCACAAAATAA
- a CDS encoding XRE family transcriptional regulator, which produces MKRLKKVEFIVEKTKSGFSAYAEDFPIYTTGKNLAELIGNANEATQLYFDDGKKTPSNFKIQYHIDFKQFFQYYRVLNAKVIAEKIGMNPTLLSQYVQGKKKPSQVQTKRIINAIHEIGIELSAINLVHA; this is translated from the coding sequence ATGAAAAGACTTAAGAAAGTAGAATTCATTGTGGAGAAAACCAAATCCGGGTTTTCAGCTTACGCTGAAGATTTTCCCATCTATACTACGGGAAAAAACTTGGCGGAATTAATTGGAAATGCAAATGAAGCTACTCAATTATATTTTGACGATGGAAAAAAAACGCCTTCAAATTTCAAAATACAATATCATATAGATTTTAAACAGTTCTTTCAATATTACCGTGTATTAAATGCAAAAGTTATAGCAGAGAAAATAGGAATGAATCCAACTTTACTTTCACAGTACGTGCAAGGAAAAAAGAAACCATCACAAGTTCAAACTAAAAGAATAATTAATGCTATCCATGAAATTGGCATAGAACTATCTGCTATTAATTTGGTGCATGCTTAA
- a CDS encoding type II toxin-antitoxin system HicA family toxin, with product MFTFVGLKCSELYRILLKAGWYPMKQNGSHIKLKHTLKTNVIIFPNHGSQEIGKGLELKILKEAGIRKK from the coding sequence TTGTTTACCTTTGTTGGGTTGAAATGTTCTGAGTTATACAGGATTTTGCTTAAGGCTGGGTGGTATCCAATGAAGCAAAATGGCTCCCACATTAAACTTAAGCATACTTTGAAGACAAATGTAATTATCTTCCCAAATCATGGAAGTCAGGAAATTGGAAAAGGACTTGAATTAAAAATTCTCAAAGAAGCAGGAATTCGTAAAAAGTAA
- a CDS encoding branched-chain amino acid aminotransferase, producing the protein MDYKISIERTKNSRISTVDFDNIPFGKVFADHMFIADFDGQQWKNFAIKPLEKIPLHPATMAWHYGQAIFEGMKASISADGTPLLFRPEDHADRLNLSAARMCMPEFPADLFVDALSKLVWIDRNWIPRNEESALYIRPVMMATDEFVGVRSSDTFKLMIMNLPSGPYYAKPVSLLVEEKYVRAVDGGVGEAKAAGNYGASLYPTKLAKEKGYDQVIWMDAHEFKYVQEVGTMNIFFVLKDRILTPNLSGTILKGITRESIITLLQEKGYVVEERPVTMEEIAKAFDEGNLLEAFGAGTAAVVAHVDRIGYKGRDLKLDPANWSLSKTIKSEINGIRSGRITDTHGWIHPVMLEEAVLV; encoded by the coding sequence ATGGACTACAAAATCAGCATCGAACGGACAAAGAATTCCAGAATTTCAACAGTAGACTTCGACAATATACCATTTGGTAAAGTGTTTGCCGATCATATGTTTATAGCTGATTTTGACGGACAGCAATGGAAAAATTTTGCGATTAAGCCTTTGGAAAAAATTCCATTACATCCTGCAACCATGGCCTGGCATTACGGACAGGCGATATTTGAGGGAATGAAAGCATCGATTTCAGCCGACGGTACCCCTTTGTTATTCCGTCCCGAGGACCATGCCGATCGTCTCAATCTTTCTGCAGCGAGGATGTGTATGCCCGAATTTCCTGCAGATTTATTTGTCGATGCGCTAAGTAAACTGGTGTGGATTGATCGAAATTGGATCCCAAGAAATGAAGAAAGTGCTTTATATATAAGACCTGTGATGATGGCCACCGACGAATTTGTAGGGGTGAGGTCTTCAGATACCTTTAAACTGATGATCATGAACCTGCCATCAGGTCCTTATTATGCCAAACCGGTTTCGCTACTGGTTGAAGAAAAATATGTAAGAGCGGTCGATGGCGGAGTAGGAGAGGCCAAAGCAGCTGGTAATTACGGGGCTTCCCTGTACCCAACCAAACTGGCTAAAGAAAAGGGTTACGATCAGGTGATCTGGATGGATGCCCACGAGTTCAAGTATGTACAGGAAGTAGGTACGATGAATATTTTCTTTGTGCTGAAAGATAGAATTCTGACACCCAATCTCAGTGGTACCATTTTGAAAGGCATTACCCGGGAATCCATCATTACTTTATTACAGGAAAAGGGATATGTCGTGGAAGAAAGACCGGTAACCATGGAAGAAATTGCCAAAGCTTTTGATGAAGGCAATTTACTAGAAGCATTTGGAGCAGGAACTGCCGCAGTTGTGGCTCATGTCGATAGAATTGGTTACAAGGGCAGAGATCTTAAATTAGATCCGGCCAATTGGAGTTTATCAAAAACCATCAAATCTGAAATCAATGGCATCCGTTCCGGAAGAATCACCGACACGCATGGATGGATCCACCCGGTGATGCTGGAAGAAGCGGTGTTGGTTTAA
- a CDS encoding UbiA family prenyltransferase, with protein MSPIKSYLSLVKFSHTIFALPFAAIGFIIGIHSNPEIPINYNLWIWVLLCMITARNAAMAFNRWADRDIDALNPRTQSREIPAGLISAKNALLFVALNALVFIISAYQINLVCFILSPLALIIVLGYSYTKRYFWLCHLFLGLGLALAPLGAFLAVRGSFELLPTLYAIAVVAWVAGFDIIYALQDVEFDQSHQLKSIPAQFGIQTALWISSGLHFICAICIFYATWLLHRDYGLNDGIYIGSTAFVMLLISQHIIIGKGDLSKVNLAFFSTNGMASICLAAGIIFDFYF; from the coding sequence ATGTCCCCAATAAAATCTTATTTATCGCTGGTAAAATTCAGCCATACCATTTTTGCTTTGCCTTTTGCAGCAATCGGATTCATCATAGGAATTCATTCCAATCCTGAAATTCCTATTAATTACAATCTATGGATCTGGGTATTGTTATGCATGATCACGGCCAGAAATGCAGCGATGGCATTCAACCGTTGGGCAGACCGCGACATCGATGCACTCAATCCACGAACTCAATCGCGTGAAATTCCTGCAGGGCTTATTTCTGCCAAAAATGCATTGCTATTCGTTGCATTGAATGCATTGGTCTTTATAATAAGTGCATATCAGATCAATCTGGTTTGTTTTATTTTATCTCCTTTGGCTCTGATCATTGTGCTCGGTTATTCCTACACAAAAAGATATTTCTGGTTATGTCATTTGTTTTTAGGTCTGGGACTGGCGCTGGCACCGCTTGGAGCTTTTTTAGCCGTACGGGGCAGCTTTGAATTGTTGCCTACACTTTATGCCATTGCAGTCGTGGCATGGGTTGCAGGATTCGACATTATTTATGCGTTGCAGGATGTCGAGTTTGATCAATCCCATCAGTTAAAATCCATCCCTGCCCAATTTGGAATTCAAACTGCATTGTGGATCAGCTCAGGTTTGCACTTTATATGCGCCATCTGCATTTTTTATGCCACCTGGTTGTTGCATAGGGATTATGGTTTGAACGACGGCATATACATCGGAAGTACTGCATTTGTTATGTTGCTGATTTCTCAACACATCATCATCGGAAAAGGCGACTTGAGTAAAGTGAATCTCGCGTTTTTCTCCACCAACGGAATGGCCAGCATCTGCCTCGCAGCGGGAATTATTTTTGATTTTTATTTTTAA